Genomic window (candidate division TA06 bacterium B3_TA06):
ATGCCGATAACCGAGGCCACCTACCGCTTGCTATTCAGGAACGCGGACCCGCGCAAGGAGATTACGCGTCTTCTTTCACGGTCTTTAAAGGAGGAGGTATGGTAGAAGAGCGTTTCTACACAATTACTCAGGTCTCGCGCATGACAGTGATCAAGCCGCACGTGCTGCGATACTGGGAGAAGGAGTTTCGCTGGCTGCGGCCACGAAAGAACTCGGCAGGACGCCGCATCTACTCCGAGCATGACATCGAACTCATAAGGCTAATTGAGAGGCTCCTGTACAAGGAAGGCTACTCTATAGCGGGCGCGCGCAGGCGGGTAGGGAAGCTTCTTGCGCTTTCTAACCAACTTCAACTGCCGCTCTCCGAGGTTCAAACCGATCCCTTGGAAAGGTTCAAGCAGGAACTTAAAGAGGTCCTTAAGATGCTGGGGCGCAAGTGACGCCTGCGGAAACCTCGTGGGGACCTCTGCTGCCCTGGGTTATAGACGGCATCGCAGCGCTCTTGATCCTCGGCTCGGCTGTCTCAGGTCTCATCAAGGGGGCGATACGCATCCTTGGAGCGATTGCAGGGGTTGTGGCCGCCATAATCCTGGGCTGGCGCTTCACACCCGCGCTTGCTGAACTCCTGATCCCCAGGATAGGATCAGTCTTCTTCGGCAAGGTGCTAGCCTTTCTTGCAATCTTTATCGCGGTGATGATAGTTGCCGCGCTCGTTGTCTTCCTCTTGAACAAGCTCTTTGATGCCATCCTTCTGGGCTGGGTCAACAAGCTTCTGGGTTTCGTGATAGGACTCGTTATCGGCACGTTCATCGTTTGCGTTATCATCTGGGTCTCGCTTCAGCTGTACCCTGAGCTTGCAGACCTCTACACCCATACCCGGCTGGTCAGGCTGTTAGCCGCTATCCTCCTTGTGTTCGCCCCGGGCGCAAGGAGCCCCCCTGTTCCTCCACCTGCCTGATCCCTGCTTCGATTATCTCTATCTCGGTAGTCTGCCCCACAAAGGTCTCTATGCTGTCAGTAACTTGTTCGGTATCAACCGGTGCAAAGGTAGTCTGCGCTCCGCCCGACAGCGTAACCGTTATTGTATCAGAGTCAAAAACCTCTGCACTAAATCCCCTATGATAAGTTGCCGTAACACACCCCGCTTTTTAGTTTACCATTCTTCCTCTCGAACAGTAGTTACGTAATCCCTAAAATCTTGAATGAGAGGTTGTATGTCTATCTTAGCCTCCTCAAATAGTTCTACGGTTTCTATAGAAGATTCTTCTCCTAAACCGCCCCAACCTTTCATGGCCATTCTCAATTGATCCACAGTAATACGTGCACGATTGTCTTTAGCTTCGATAGTAATGGTGAGTCTTATGTAGGGAGTAGCCCGTGCTTCTGCGAGAACATTGTAAGCAAAAGCAGCAATCTTAAAGGACTTTCCTGTGGCTTTTACGTATCCTTTACCAGCAATCGTGCCTGCTTCTTTGTCTTCGTATTCGATTACCGCTTTAGACTCCGTGAAAGTTCGCACCATCCATATCCTTGCGTCTCGGTAGATTTCGTCTTTTGATTTGCCTTCAACTTCTATCGTTTCCTGTATGATTCGCTCTTCTGGGGGGAGAATGTTAGCCGTAGTAGCACAAGCAGACATCATGATAATCACTCCGATAGCTCCCGCTATACCTAGCAAGGGAGCTATACAGTAGGCTATCCATCGTTTCATGTCATCCTCCTTAGTTTGCTTTCTTCTTTCTACGTCTAAGGTCTTCGACAAAACCTCCGCCTAAGATACCGGCAGGGAGAGCAAAAAGCCCGACACCTAAAATCGCTATTATAGCTCCGAAAATCTTACCTAAAAACGTGATGGGATAAATATCTCCGTAACCTACCGTAGTAAGCGTCGCCACACTCCACCACAGGGC
Coding sequences:
- a CDS encoding transcriptional regulator, translated to MVEERFYTITQVSRMTVIKPHVLRYWEKEFRWLRPRKNSAGRRIYSEHDIELIRLIERLLYKEGYSIAGARRRVGKLLALSNQLQLPLSEVQTDPLERFKQELKEVLKMLGRK